The following coding sequences are from one Halorubrum sp. BOL3-1 window:
- a CDS encoding RNA-guided endonuclease TnpB family protein, with protein MAEVRRTVVVKLNVDDSDATLLHETIEEYLWACNYVVQDAWQDDYKPTSKNKLHDRTYSDVREQTRLQANLVQSARNRAAEAIKGVIARWQNGKKASQPHFTTPSVRYDKRSATFHDDHVSLSTVSGRIEAEYVLPPEGDNPQTKYLCNDEYEVTDATLQYRDATDTFFLHIGTKADVESEIPDEGDAENSTVLGVDLGIEQIAVTSTGMFWSGGYLTHRRQEYERVRGDLQRTGTESAHRTIERMGDRERRWVEDYLHRISKAIVQEAVAHGCDRIAFEELTDIRDRMPDVKKFHAWAFRRLYDYVAYKAEGEGIDTTQVDPAYTSKRCSKCGTTLDENRRSQARFCCQKCGYEVNADYNAAKNIGFRLLRAEQKSPHGGAISHLALKSGTLNVNGGYSPASE; from the coding sequence ATGGCGGAGGTGCGTCGCACGGTCGTCGTCAAACTCAACGTCGACGACAGCGACGCGACTCTCCTCCACGAAACCATCGAGGAGTATCTGTGGGCGTGTAACTACGTCGTCCAAGACGCATGGCAGGACGACTACAAACCGACGTCCAAGAACAAACTCCACGACCGGACGTACTCCGACGTGCGCGAACAGACGCGTCTCCAAGCGAATCTCGTCCAATCCGCACGCAACCGTGCCGCCGAAGCTATCAAAGGCGTTATCGCCCGCTGGCAGAACGGCAAGAAGGCGTCGCAACCGCACTTCACGACGCCTTCCGTCCGGTACGACAAACGGAGTGCGACGTTCCACGACGATCACGTATCGCTCTCCACGGTGAGCGGACGTATCGAAGCCGAATACGTCCTCCCACCAGAAGGTGACAACCCGCAGACGAAGTACCTCTGTAACGACGAGTACGAGGTCACGGATGCGACGCTTCAGTACCGCGACGCGACGGACACCTTTTTCCTCCACATCGGAACGAAGGCCGACGTGGAGTCCGAGATACCGGACGAAGGCGACGCCGAGAACAGCACAGTCCTCGGCGTGGACCTCGGTATCGAACAAATCGCCGTCACGTCGACCGGGATGTTTTGGAGCGGCGGCTACCTCACCCACCGTCGTCAGGAGTACGAGCGCGTCCGTGGCGATCTACAGCGGACGGGTACGGAGTCAGCCCATCGAACGATCGAACGGATGGGCGACCGAGAGAGACGGTGGGTAGAGGATTACCTCCACCGCATTTCGAAAGCTATCGTCCAAGAAGCCGTCGCGCACGGGTGCGACCGGATAGCGTTCGAGGAGTTAACGGACATCCGCGACCGGATGCCGGATGTAAAGAAGTTCCATGCGTGGGCGTTCCGACGCCTGTACGACTACGTGGCGTACAAGGCCGAAGGGGAAGGTATCGACACCACACAGGTAGACCCGGCGTACACGTCCAAGCGGTGTTCGAAGTGCGGGACGACGCTAGACGAGAACCGCCGGTCGCAAGCGAGGTTCTGTTGCCAGAAGTGCGGCTACGAGGTCAACGCAGACTACAACGCGGCGAAGAACATCGGATTTCGGCTACTCCGTGCGGAGCAAAAGTCTCCGCACGGAGGGGCGATCAGTCACCTCGCCCTCAAGTCGGGGACGCTGAACGTGAACGGCGGCTACTCGCCTGCCTCTGAATAA
- a CDS encoding phosphoglucomutase/phosphomannomutase family protein: MDQIAFGTDGWRATLDTFTDDRLRIVGQAVADHLDAAEHDGPVAVGYDARETSEGFAESLAEVLAGNGFDVILPERDAPTPVIAHAIVARGLAGACMVTASHNPPEYNGVKFIPHDGAPALPEVTGDIVERLAEPDLLPEAERGEISRIDLVRDHAAAAREVVGTALGADGGIDLSGLTVAYDAMHGSGRGVTDALLESAGADVVRLRCERDVTFGGDSPEPSAEHLEALAERVTDPGSDVDLGIANDGDADRIALVTPERGVLDANLLYAACYDRLLETDSGPAVRTVSTTFLVDRIAEAHGESVYETPVGFKWVAEAMGERDALFGGEESGGFTVRGHVREKDGVLMALLAAATHADEPFDPRVDRLLDEHGRIAAGKVSLDCPDDRKAGVLDELEDHIPESVDGHAVSKVVTLDGFKLLLENGSWLLVRPSGTEPKLRVYAESDSEGAVDDLLGAGRNLVEPLI, from the coding sequence ATGGACCAGATTGCCTTCGGCACGGACGGCTGGCGGGCCACCCTCGACACCTTCACCGACGACCGCCTGCGGATCGTCGGGCAGGCGGTCGCAGACCACCTCGATGCGGCCGAGCACGACGGGCCGGTCGCGGTCGGCTACGACGCCCGCGAGACCTCGGAGGGGTTCGCTGAGAGCCTCGCGGAGGTGCTCGCCGGCAACGGCTTCGACGTGATACTCCCCGAGCGCGACGCGCCGACGCCCGTCATCGCCCACGCCATCGTCGCTCGCGGGCTGGCGGGCGCGTGTATGGTCACGGCCTCGCACAACCCGCCCGAGTATAACGGCGTGAAGTTCATCCCGCACGACGGCGCACCCGCGCTCCCCGAAGTCACGGGGGACATCGTTGAGCGCCTCGCGGAGCCGGACCTACTGCCCGAGGCCGAGCGCGGCGAGATATCGCGCATCGACCTCGTGCGCGACCACGCGGCGGCCGCCCGGGAAGTCGTCGGAACGGCGCTCGGCGCCGACGGCGGCATCGACCTCTCCGGACTCACGGTCGCGTACGACGCGATGCACGGGAGCGGGCGCGGCGTCACCGACGCCCTCCTCGAATCCGCCGGCGCCGACGTGGTCCGCCTGCGCTGCGAGCGGGACGTGACCTTCGGCGGCGACTCGCCCGAGCCCTCCGCCGAACACCTCGAAGCGCTGGCCGAGCGCGTCACCGACCCCGGAAGCGACGTCGACCTGGGGATCGCCAACGACGGCGACGCCGACCGGATCGCGCTCGTCACGCCCGAGCGCGGCGTCCTCGACGCGAACCTCCTCTACGCCGCCTGCTACGACCGACTCTTGGAGACCGACTCCGGGCCGGCGGTCCGCACCGTCTCGACGACGTTCCTCGTCGACCGGATCGCGGAGGCCCACGGCGAGTCGGTGTACGAGACCCCGGTCGGCTTCAAGTGGGTCGCGGAGGCGATGGGCGAGCGCGACGCGCTGTTCGGCGGCGAGGAGTCGGGCGGCTTCACCGTCCGCGGACACGTCCGCGAGAAGGACGGCGTCCTGATGGCGCTGCTCGCGGCCGCGACCCACGCCGACGAGCCGTTCGACCCCCGGGTCGACCGCCTGCTCGACGAACACGGCCGGATCGCGGCCGGGAAGGTGTCGCTCGACTGCCCCGACGACCGGAAGGCGGGCGTCCTCGACGAGCTGGAGGACCACATCCCGGAGTCGGTCGACGGCCACGCGGTCTCGAAGGTCGTCACCCTCGACGGGTTCAAGCTCCTCTTAGAGAACGGGTCGTGGCTGCTCGTCCGGCCGTCCGGCACCGAGCCGAAGCTCCGCGTCTACGCCGAGTCCGACTCCGAGGGCGCCGTCGACGACCTCCTCGGGGCGGGCCGCAACCTCGTCGAACCGCTGATCTAG
- a CDS encoding histidine kinase N-terminal 7TM domain-containing protein, which yields MVFDLVPAWPAVGSLAGGVGALALAWAIREHRGRPGVDWFLGVFAAQATWCLSYGVGLLVSDPALRPVLEATMWLGVVWTGIAFLGFALEYTGRSDVVRSRLFAGVAGFGLLSSALVATNSLHGAFWTGFARDPAFGVETASYAFGPWAYLTVAVETVLVASAVFLLVDTLLSYGPLYRRESAAVALSSLPPGFALVAWTLEVGPVPQLQLAPLMFVPHMVLDAYAFDRAEMFDRNPTTSRAAERTAIDDLADPIVALALDRRVVRLNPAAEAVLGVDAETARDRPLDDFLELPVRIGDGGADGPGGGESGADEDAGGGSRDTVEVDAAGTGKRTYAVSVSRLTDPNETHVGYTVVLSDVTERERRRQQLEVLNRILRHNLRNDAGVVHGYGEILRDRLDDPELVRMADAVERRAGALAALGEKAGTVERLLSENDPEATDVRDLLDSVVADARERGAGATVELAVDDGGDDTEGDWTTRVRPDALRAVIENTVENALDHHDGEGTERGDGEPWVSVDLRRERSDEADESGDRFVLTVEDDGPGIPDHEVEAVESGRETALEHGSGLGLWVVEWGAAALGADVDYADREPRGTTVTVRVPIDGDAAGDDGDGDGEDGSGIGTDE from the coding sequence ATGGTCTTCGACCTCGTCCCCGCGTGGCCCGCCGTCGGCTCGCTCGCGGGCGGGGTCGGGGCGCTCGCGCTCGCGTGGGCGATCCGCGAACACCGCGGTCGCCCGGGCGTCGACTGGTTCCTCGGCGTGTTCGCCGCGCAGGCGACGTGGTGTCTCTCCTACGGCGTCGGGCTGCTCGTCTCCGACCCGGCGCTCCGGCCCGTCTTGGAGGCGACGATGTGGCTCGGCGTCGTCTGGACCGGTATCGCCTTCCTCGGATTCGCCTTGGAGTACACGGGGCGCAGCGACGTGGTCCGGAGCCGCCTGTTCGCGGGAGTCGCCGGGTTCGGTCTCCTCTCGTCCGCGCTCGTCGCCACGAACTCCCTCCACGGCGCCTTCTGGACCGGCTTCGCGCGCGACCCCGCCTTCGGCGTCGAAACCGCCTCGTACGCGTTCGGGCCGTGGGCGTACCTGACGGTCGCCGTCGAGACCGTCCTCGTCGCTAGCGCCGTCTTCCTGCTGGTCGATACGCTGCTCAGCTACGGCCCGCTGTACCGCCGAGAGAGCGCGGCGGTCGCGCTGAGTTCGCTGCCGCCCGGGTTCGCCTTGGTCGCGTGGACGCTGGAGGTCGGCCCGGTTCCGCAGCTCCAGCTCGCCCCGCTGATGTTCGTCCCCCACATGGTCCTCGACGCGTACGCGTTCGACCGCGCCGAGATGTTCGACCGGAACCCGACGACCAGCCGCGCCGCCGAGCGCACCGCGATCGACGACCTCGCCGACCCCATCGTCGCGCTCGCGCTCGACCGCCGCGTCGTCCGGCTCAACCCCGCCGCCGAGGCGGTGTTGGGCGTCGACGCCGAGACCGCTCGCGACCGCCCGCTTGACGACTTCCTAGAGCTGCCGGTCCGGATCGGTGACGGAGGTGCGGACGGACCGGGCGGCGGTGAGTCCGGCGCCGACGAGGACGCGGGCGGCGGCTCCCGCGACACGGTCGAGGTCGACGCCGCCGGCACCGGGAAGCGCACCTACGCGGTGTCGGTCTCCCGGCTGACCGACCCCAACGAGACGCACGTCGGGTACACGGTCGTCCTCTCGGACGTCACCGAGCGCGAGCGCCGCCGCCAGCAGCTGGAGGTGCTCAACCGGATCCTGCGGCACAACCTCCGCAACGACGCCGGGGTGGTCCACGGCTACGGCGAGATCCTCCGCGACCGCCTCGACGACCCGGAGCTCGTCCGGATGGCTGACGCGGTCGAGCGCCGCGCGGGTGCGCTGGCCGCGCTCGGCGAGAAGGCCGGGACGGTCGAGCGGCTCCTCTCGGAGAACGACCCCGAGGCCACCGACGTCCGCGACCTCCTCGACTCGGTCGTCGCGGACGCCCGCGAGCGCGGCGCGGGTGCGACCGTCGAACTCGCGGTCGACGACGGCGGCGACGACACCGAGGGCGACTGGACCACGCGTGTCAGGCCCGACGCGCTCCGCGCGGTCATCGAGAACACCGTCGAGAACGCGCTCGACCACCACGACGGAGAGGGGACGGAGCGCGGGGACGGCGAACCGTGGGTCAGCGTCGACCTCCGCCGGGAGCGGTCGGACGAGGCGGACGAGTCCGGCGACCGCTTCGTCCTCACCGTCGAGGACGACGGGCCGGGGATCCCCGACCACGAGGTCGAGGCGGTCGAGTCGGGCCGCGAGACGGCGCTCGAACACGGCTCCGGGCTGGGGCTGTGGGTCGTCGAGTGGGGCGCCGCCGCGCTCGGCGCCGACGTCGACTACGCCGACCGCGAGCCGCGCGGGACGACGGTGACGGTGCGGGTCCCGATCGACGGCGACGCCGCCGGTGACGACGGCGACGGTGACGGCGAGGACGGGTCGGGGATCGGGACCGACGAGTGA
- a CDS encoding DUF1328 domain-containing protein: MGDGLLGWAITFLVLAVIAGVAGFRGVAGLTMRIAKLLVVVFLVLAVVSLLL; encoded by the coding sequence CTGGGAGACGGGCTGCTCGGCTGGGCGATCACCTTCCTGGTGTTGGCCGTCATCGCCGGAGTCGCCGGATTCCGCGGGGTCGCCGGCCTGACGATGCGTATCGCAAAGCTGCTCGTCGTCGTCTTCCTCGTGCTCGCCGTCGTCAGCCTCCTGCTCTAG
- a CDS encoding DNA polymerase sliding clamp has product MFKAIVGASTFQDALDSVSVLVDECKIRLNEEALSIRAVDPANVGMVDLTLETAAFESYDADGGVIGVNLARLEDIAGMANSGDLIHLELDEETRKLHIEIDGLSYTLALIDPDSIRQEPDIPDLDLASEIVVEGAQLDRGITAADMVSDHIRLRVDESDEAFFIEAEGDTDDVNLKLDRGDLIALTAGAADSLFSLDYLKDMNKAIPSDAEVTVELGEEFPVKLHYGFAEGLGNATYMLAPRIQSD; this is encoded by the coding sequence ATGTTCAAGGCCATCGTGGGCGCGTCGACGTTTCAGGACGCGCTCGATTCGGTGAGCGTGTTGGTCGACGAGTGTAAGATCCGCCTGAACGAGGAGGCGCTCTCCATCCGCGCCGTCGACCCCGCCAACGTCGGCATGGTCGACCTCACGCTGGAGACCGCGGCGTTCGAGTCCTACGACGCCGACGGCGGCGTCATCGGCGTCAACCTCGCCCGGCTGGAAGACATCGCCGGGATGGCGAACTCGGGCGACCTGATCCACCTCGAACTCGACGAGGAGACCCGCAAGCTCCACATCGAGATCGACGGCCTGAGCTACACCCTCGCGCTCATCGACCCCGACTCGATCCGGCAGGAGCCGGACATCCCCGACCTCGATCTCGCCTCCGAGATCGTCGTCGAGGGCGCCCAGCTCGACCGCGGTATCACGGCCGCCGACATGGTCTCCGACCACATCCGCCTCCGCGTCGACGAGAGCGACGAGGCGTTCTTCATCGAGGCCGAGGGCGACACCGACGACGTCAACCTCAAGCTCGACCGCGGGGACCTCATCGCGCTCACCGCCGGGGCCGCCGACTCGCTGTTCTCGCTCGACTACCTCAAGGACATGAACAAGGCGATCCCATCCGACGCCGAGGTCACCGTCGAACTCGGAGAGGAGTTCCCCGTCAAGCTCCACTACGGGTTCGCGGAAGGGTTGGGGAATGCGACGTATATGCTAGCTCCGAGGATTCAGAGCGACTAA